A part of Sugiyamaella lignohabitans strain CBS 10342 chromosome D, complete sequence genomic DNA contains:
- the PDI1 gene encoding protein disulfide isomerase PDI1 (Protein disulfide isomerase; multifunctional protein of ER lumen, essential for formation of disulfide bonds in secretory and cell-surface proteins, unscrambles non-native disulfide bonds; key regulator of Ero1p; forms complex with Mnl1p that has exomannosidase activity, processing unfolded protein-bound Man8GlcNAc2 oligosaccharides to Man7GlcNAc2, promoting degradation in unfolded protein response; PDI1 has a paralog, EUG1, that arose from the whole genome duplication; GO_component: GO:0005783 - endoplasmic reticulum [Evidence IEA,IEA]; GO_component: GO:0005788 - endoplasmic reticulum lumen [Evidence IEA]; GO_component: GO:0005788 - endoplasmic reticulum lumen [Evidence IDA] [PMID 1761554]; GO_function: GO:0016853 - isomerase activity [Evidence IEA,IEA]; GO_function: GO:0005515 - protein binding [Evidence IPI] [PMID 16002399]; GO_function: GO:0003756 - protein disulfide isomerase activity [Evidence IEA]; GO_function: GO:0003756 - protein disulfide isomerase activity [Evidence IMP] [PMID 11157982]; GO_function: GO:0003756 - protein disulfide isomerase activity [Evidence IDA] [PMID 16002399]; GO_function: GO:0003756 - protein disulfide isomerase activity [Evidence IDA] [PMID 16413482]; GO_function: GO:0015035 - protein disulfide oxidoreductase activity [Evidence IEA]; GO_function: GO:0015035 - protein disulfide oxidoreductase activity [Evidence IDA] [PMID 16002399]; GO_function: GO:0051082 - unfolded protein binding [Evidence IDA] [PMID 16002399]; GO_process: GO:0045454 - cell redox homeostasis [Evidence IEA]; GO_process: GO:0006662 - glycerol ether metabolic process [Evidence IEA]; GO_process: GO:0055114 - oxidation-reduction process [Evidence IEA]; GO_process: GO:0006457 - protein folding [Evidence IMP] [PMID 11157982]) yields MLFSKFVAATVVSGLPLLAQATHVIEATDKTLASVLKPGLPTMLDIYASWCGHCKKLSPVYDELSDLFAHAQDKVQFVKIDGDKNRKASKQYKVEYYPTLKFINADGSINEVDVRDLDGMAEYVFEQTGVMPRKAPALPSAVYTLNDTSFDDSIKGKNALVTFTAGFCGHCKNMKPDYEKVAHIYARDSDNLLIANVDCSAGQPTSDLAAKYVDGGYPTILFFPKDGSDPIPYRSGRTVDAFVNFLTEQGVGFRNADGSLNTQAGKDITLDALASKVASSGSNKDAETAAISNLKAAAADVDNGNIYVKYADKYAANGGASYVQKETARLSKLLTSKTLAATKRDELQTKLNILKSFVPSHSHDDL; encoded by the coding sequence ATGTTGTTTTCGAAATTTGTGGCTGCTACAGTTGTTTCGGGACTGCCTTTGCTGGCTCAGGCCACGCATGTTATTGAGGCCACTGACAAGACTTTGGCGTCGGTTTTGAAACCTGGTTTGCCGACAATGTTGGATATCTATGCTTCTTGGTGTGGTCACTGTAAGAAACTGTCTCCAGTGTATGATGAATTGTCTGATTTGTTTGCTCATGCCCAGGATAAAGTGCAATTTGTTAAGATTGATGGCGACAAGAACAGAAAAGCGTCTAAACAATACAAGGTGGAATATTATCCTACTTTGAAATTTATTAATGCTGATGGTAGTATTAACGAGGTGGATGTCCGGGATCTTGATGGAATGGCCGAGTATGTTTTTGAACAGACTGGAGTCATGCCTCGTAAGGCTCCTGCTCTTCCTTCGGCTGTATATACATTGAACGATACTAGTTTCGACGACTCGATCAAGGGCAAGAATGCTCTTGTCACTTTCACTGCAGGATTCTGTGGTCATTGCAAGAATATGAAACCCGATTATGAGAAGGTGGCTCATATTTATGCTCGTGATAGCGACAATCTGCTGATTGCCAATGTCGATTGTTCCGCGGGCCAGCCCACTAGTGATTTGGCTGCTAAGTATGTGGACGGCGGGTATCCCACGATTCTATTTTTTCCTAAAGACGGATCGGATCCCATTCCTTACCGTTCAGGCCGTACTGTAGACGCTTTTGTCAACTTCTTGACTGAACAAGGTGTTGGGTTCAGAAACGCTGATGGCTCTTTGAACACTCAAGCCGGTAAAGATATTACTTTGGACGCTCTTGCCAGTAAAGTGGCATCTTCTGGATCCAATAAAGACGCCGAAACCGCTGCTATTAGCAATCTtaaggctgctgctgccgatGTCGATAACGGCAATATCTACGTGAAATACGCCGACAAGTACGCTGCTAACGGCGGCGCCTCGTACGTCCAAAAGGAAACCGCCCGTCTGTCGAAACTGCTCACCAGCAAGACTCTGGCTGCTACCAAACGCGATGAGCTCCAAACAAAGCTCAACATCCTCAAATCGTTTGTGCCCTCTCACTCCCACGATGACTTGTAA
- the APD1 gene encoding Apd1p (hypothetical protein; required for normal localization of actin patches and for normal tolerance of sodium ions and hydrogen peroxide; localizes to both cytoplasm and nucleus; GO_component: GO:0005737 - cytoplasm [Evidence IEA,IEA]; GO_component: GO:0005737 - cytoplasm [Evidence IDA] [PMID 14562095]; GO_component: GO:0005634 - nucleus [Evidence IEA,IEA]; GO_component: GO:0005634 - nucleus [Evidence IDA] [PMID 14562095]; GO_function: GO:0003674 - molecular_function [Evidence ND]; GO_process: GO:0008150 - biological_process [Evidence ND]): protein MGLLGKFVSTFVDSSQASSNVSEIFPVADCSADECGACEKGYPSSVKIETDTPLWGSAKEWKLHVLVSSGKTDWKHDVSDEPDVAGRVVKAIDHSRGTLEKQLGGSIKLNASSMLPQETSHIDVEKANNAVSTTLLLLPFFVIVHNVTAENVTDLLSEVIKAYTNLTIQDLFKQKPEFFTASGNKGYILLCSHRTRDKRCGITAPIMRKKLEIELRHHNLHRDLGHDEPGGVTVLFVNHVGGHKFAANVFLYLKSGEALWMARVQPQHAQPIVETTILEGKVFPELMRKCFRSETVSW, encoded by the coding sequence ATGGGGTTATTAGGAAAATTTGTGTCGACTTTCGTCGACTCGTCACAGGCCAGTTCAAACGTATCTGAAATATTCCCAGTGGCAGATTGCTCTGCAGACGAGTGTGGAGCCTGTGAAAAGGGATACCCCTCGTCCGTCAAAATAGAAACTGATACTCCGCTGTGGGGTTCAGCAAAAGAGTGGAAACTTCATGTTCTTGTTTCCAGTGGTAAAACAGACTGGAAACATGACGTTTCAGACGAACCAGATGTAGCTGGAAGGGTCGTCAAAGCTATAGATCATAGTCGAGGAACTCTGGAAAAACAGTTGGGTGGTTCTATCAAACTCAACGCTTCGTCGATGTTACCACAGGAAACGAGTCATATTGATGTGGAAAAAGCTAATAACGCAGTGTCGACcacacttctactactgccattttttgttattgttcATAATGTAACTGCTGAAAATGTGACTGATCTGTTATCTGAAGTGATCAAAGCATATACAAACTTGACGATTCAGGACCTGTTTAAACAAAAACCCGAGTTCTTCACTGCATCTGGTAATAAAGGATACATTCTATTGTGTTCCCACCGCACCCGTGACAAACGGTGCGGAATCACCGCTCCTATCATGCGCAAAAAGCTCGAGATCGAGCTCCGACACCATAATCTGCATCGAGATCTCGGCCACGACGAGCCCGGCGGTGTCACCGTGCTCTTTGTCAACCACGTCGGAGGCCACAAATTCGCTGCCAACGTGTTCTTGTACCTAAAATCGGGCGAGGCTCTGTGGATGGCACGAGTCCAGCCCCAGCACGCACAACCTATCGTTGAAACAACTATCCTCGAGGGCAAAGTGTTCCCAGAGCTGATGCGCAAATGTTTTCGCTCTGAAACGGTATCCTGGTAA
- a CDS encoding uncharacterized protein (similar to Erwinia pyrifoliae Ep1/96 (NCBI:YP_002650176.1)) produces MKVDPEEVTEDEKFHALPFHDSREKFGLAVKGKNPHVMDETEVWEFDHPRRPGRQLSPIEKAARRVRHLVHSSNLATVNTIYQDGDRKGLPVGQLEYYADCITEDDPDQPLTFIGLNISTVFRNVNKGSPVSLSIRLGDSSPFGLTPISPAGNPRVSLFGEFIEHKGDKEAAKKCFLHSHHDAHSWIPGDSSAVHDSYWLKFNITGIHFIGGFGDTAYIGDIPVELYRNATQKRRHHFSVDNTDNKQLLTQDWVQLTDYIAPGTSRKLLPSIIKAQGKHGNKPCGRSHKGQDSSHGSLVKVKHCTTQNAFKVCRYRYVLGSPIGHSDSFIDKVKSIISRLISA; encoded by the coding sequence ATGAAAGTAGATCCAGAAGAGGTAACGGAGGATGAAAAGTTTCACGCTCTACCTTTCCATGACAGTCGTGAAAAGTTCGGCTTGGCCGTCAAAGGTAAGAACCCTCATGTTATGGACGAAACTGAAGTCTGGGAATTCGATCATCCCAGAAGACCAGGCAGACAGTTGAGTCCGATTGAAAAGGCTGCTAGACGTGTCAGGCACCTTGTCCATTCGTCCAATCTGGCCACTGTGAATACTATCTATCAGGATGGCGACCGTAAAGGCTTGCCAGTAGGACAGCTCGAATACTATGCTGATTGTATTACAGAAGATGACCCTGATCAACCTTTGACTTTTATCGGTCTCAATATCTCGACTGTGTTTAGGAATGTCAATAAAGGCTCACCAGTCAGTTTGTCTATTCGATTAGGTGACTCGAGTCCTTTTGGGTTGACACCTATTTCTCCTGCTGGCAACCCCAGGGTCTCATTGTTTGGTGAGTTTATCGAACACAAGGGTGATAAAGAGGCCGCCAAAAAGTGTTTTTTGCACTCTCACCATGACGCACATTCATGGATTCCTGGTGATAGCAGTGCAGTTCATGATTCATACTGGCTCAAATTTAATATCACTGGTATTCATTTTATTGGTGGATTTGGCGACACTGCTTATATTGGAGATATTCCTGTTGAACTGTACAGAAATGCCACTCAGAAGAGACGTCACCACTTTTCGGTCGACAACACTGATAATAAACAGCTACTTACCCAAGACTGGGTACAACTAACTGATTATATTGCTCCTGGCACCAGTCGCAAGTTACTGCCATCTATTATCAAGGCTCAAGGAAAGCATGGCAACAAGCCTTGTGGTAGATCTCATAAGGGTCAAGATAGCAGTCATGGTAGCCTTGTTAAAGTTAAACACTGTACCACTCAGAATGCCTTCAAAGTCTGCCGTTACCGTTATGTCCTGGGCTCTCCTATTGGGCACTCCGATTCGTTTATCGATAAAGTAAAGTCTATTATTTCTCGACTCATCTCTGCCTAA
- a CDS encoding Meiotic expression up-regulated protein-like protein: MSESLPDIPDDIVEAYFESDKYAIPPFSAPVQQLDQSQLNLLDTSISYNQNRLQSQASNGSLHHNISQHKTRNDPIHYGTGPAFQNSHLLPVGSLDSIVSNLADFGYVMDNRVAPANPQPLPNATLDDAFGFYPLENPLTFNIANADFTPLSNGDSGTSPPVEVGVPIQFPFSSSTAAFNPSISGNFIPNSASNLEDRSAQLQFLAALDNSIASYDYRANLDHNMQYDEHEINQPTGLNIPAIPPLSYSERNLRTIKDELASILEQSDLTSKAEALTGLCKEDSLVQLVEPPLPWEESGLGPYKPLVLKQGVNLVMEMRRVLKAPEKFSESPFLVPIRNTELTPSPSGSSTPSPSSSNSSTFSLQQKKHLFRSQLSTSSSRILDRNVSEFQTQHSPNAVKTLVCKPDIYGAELTSSMRTSLNDRKFGLGASSRNYVSGSSGNSSESSTASSNGSPVTMPIGTMPSGQSQVNGRQLIEQAISLVQEAISPNDGHEHQTWVDDWIYRGDSPVNKSGIESQHEAIKINPRLDYQIREIIQQWTPYKPRTDRFFRITDKNCSSFNTEELKEMLEIVTSRPPRRINYYPAYQLCTDGEIGQGQTVTDWRHMSALHPPSSKTRQPMLNHPPIEPGMEESERPVPNLRKREGNIYEPTWVRGKKKLKEGWCDHCEGGFYLMKNSGYLYHKNHEHGIFPNGYIFEDPLVIRRKMERESKWEGLCGICYHWIDLDHTERKCWGTWYRHYKQCANEYEEFKKVLAATGAPVHLVELRYCPIDETLENS; this comes from the coding sequence ATGTCTGAATCATTGCCAGATATCCCTGACGATATAGTGGAAGCGTACTTTGAATCAGATAAATATGCGATCCCCCCGTTTTCCGCACCTGTACAACAGTTAGATCAAAGCCAGCTTAATCTCTTAGACACCTCAATCTCATATAATCAGAATCGTTTGCAATCTCAAGCGTCAAATGGAAGCTTGCATCACAATATATCTCAGCACAAGACAAGAAATGATCCTATACATTATGGGACAGGTCCAGCGTTTCAAAACTCTCACTTGCTGCCAGTCGGATCTCTGGACAGCATTGTCAGCAACTTGGCAGATTTCGGCTATGTTATGGACAACAGAGTGGCTCCCGCAAACCCCCAGCCATTGCCCAATGCAACCTTAGACGATGCTTTCGGGTTTTACCCTCTTGAAAACCCCTTGACATTTAACATTGCCAATGCAGACTTTACCCCCTTGTCCAATGGCGACTCTGGAACCAGTCCTCCCGTGGAGGTTGGAGTACCCATCCAATTTCCTTTCTCATCTTCCACAGCAGCATTTAATCCTAGCATATCGGGTAATTTCATTCCAAATTCAGCATCCAATCTGGAAGACCGGTCTGCTCAATTACAGTTTCTAGCTGCTCTGGATAACTCGATTGCGAGCTACGACTATAGAGCCAACCTGGACCACAATATGCAGTACGACGAAcatgaaatcaatcaacCCACTGGATTAAATATCCCAGCGATTCCTCCCTTGTCGTATAGCGAGCGGAACCTAAGAACTATTAAAGATGAACTGGCCTCTATCTTAGAGCAATCAGATCTTACTTCCAAAGCTGAAGCATTGACTGGTCTGTGCAAAGAAGACTCTTTGGTGCAGTTAGTTGAACCACCTTTGCCTTGGGAAGAGTCTGGTCTTGGGCCATATAAACCACTAGTGCTGAAGCAGGGTGTAAACCTAGTTATGGAGATGAGAAGGGTGTTAAAAGCACCGGAAAAGTTCTCTGAAAGTCCTTTTCTCGTGCCAATTAGAAACACAGAATTAACACCGTCTCCTTCGGGCTCGAGCACCCCATCACCTTCGTCGAGTAACTCATCAACCTTTTCGTTGCAGCAAAAAAAGCATTTATTTCGCAGTCAACTGTCAACATCGTCTTCAAGAATACTGGACAGGAATGTTTCCGAGTTTCAGACACAGCATTCACCTAATGCTGTAAAAACGTTGGTATGTAAACCAGACATTTACGGAGCAGAGCTGACATCTTCGATGCGAACATCTTTGAACGATCGGAAGTTTGGTCTCGGAGCATCTAGCCGAAATTACGTCAGTGGCAGTAGTGGTAACAGTTCCGAGAGCAGCACTGCTAGTTCAAATGGGTCCCCAGTTACGATGCCCATTGGTACGATGCCGAGCGGCCAATCACAGGTTAATGGACGTCAGCTAATAGAACAAGCAATATCTCTTGTTCAGGAAGCAATCTCGCCAAATGACGGTCACGAGCATCAGACATGGGTCGACGACTGGATATATAGAGGAGACTCGCCAGTAAACAAGTCAGGCATTGAAAGTCAGCATGAAGCGATTAAAATCAACCCGCGACTGGATTATCAGATCAGAGAGATTATCCAACAGTGGACCCCCTACAAGCCACGAACCGACCGATTCTTCAGGATAACAGACAAAAACTGTAGCAGTTTCAATACCGAAGAACTAAAAGAAATGCTTGAAATAGTGACGTCGCGACCCCCAAGACGGATCAACTACTATCCAGCCTACCAACTGTGTACCGACGGAGAAATTGGGCAGGGACAAACAGTCACCGACTGGCGACACATGTCGGCACTACATCCCCCAAGCTCGAAAACTAGACAGCCCATGCTCAACCACCCTCCAATTGAACCAGGTATGGAAGAGAGCGAGCGGCCAGTTCCCAACCTACGAAAACGTGAGGGTAATATTTACGAGCCGACCTGGGTCAGAGGCAAGAAAAAGCTGAAAGAAGGATGGTGTGATCACTGCGAGGGAGGCTTCTACCTGATGAAGAACTCCGGATACCTTTACCACAAGAACCACGAACACGGCATATTCCCAAACGGATACATCTTCGAGGACCCACTGGTCATACGAAGAAAGATGGAACGAGAGTCCAAATGGGAAGGACTGTGTGGCATATGTTACCACTGGATCGATCTCGACCACACAGAACGCAAATGCTGGGGCACCTGGTACCGGCACTACAAACAGTGTGCCAACGAGTACGAAGAGTTCAAAAAGGTGCTAGCGGCCACTGGGGCACCGGTTCACCTGGTCGAGCTGAGGTACTGTCCTATAGACGAAACACTAGAGAATAGCTGA